A part of Paenibacillus sp. sptzw28 genomic DNA contains:
- a CDS encoding ATP-dependent nuclease, whose translation MLTNKFELFNKVVQSFTSIFNEVERVSPETIDNHSVVITNIQIKFKGREQTIPIQECGSGFYHVLILLTLIHSEQDSKVILFDEPNSYLHPSAEKSVYDLSTLQSNHHFVFTSHSHILVNYPCEKNIYLVKNKEGRSNYFKIQEVGPIVEELGIHNSDFAFADRIIFVEGPTERNELPKILEHFGMPQVGYNYSLVSLKGTGDEFKIEKAMVSNARVYDELFSCISTQPIPHLFFIDRDERKYDTLKKHYNEERIVLLMKREFENYLLHPQAIQFFLKEVFNQQVAVEQIEAFIEHCLKMITDKKYFPEGLISDPASDIKGSKVLDDMIKKFVSEDYTYSKPKNGAF comes from the coding sequence CTGCTTACGAATAAATTTGAGTTATTTAACAAAGTTGTTCAATCTTTCACTTCTATTTTTAATGAGGTTGAACGGGTATCACCGGAAACAATAGATAACCACTCTGTTGTGATTACGAACATACAGATCAAGTTTAAAGGTAGGGAGCAAACCATTCCGATTCAAGAATGTGGCAGTGGTTTTTATCATGTATTAATACTTTTGACCCTGATTCATAGTGAACAAGATAGCAAAGTGATACTATTTGATGAACCGAATTCATACCTACACCCCTCAGCTGAGAAATCAGTTTACGATTTATCTACGTTACAAAGTAATCATCATTTTGTGTTCACATCACACTCGCATATTTTAGTAAATTACCCGTGTGAAAAAAACATTTACCTTGTCAAAAATAAAGAAGGGAGATCAAATTACTTTAAAATCCAAGAGGTCGGCCCTATAGTTGAAGAATTAGGGATCCATAACAGTGACTTTGCATTTGCTGATAGGATTATATTTGTTGAAGGTCCAACGGAACGTAATGAACTGCCTAAAATACTGGAACACTTCGGCATGCCACAAGTTGGATACAACTACAGTCTAGTCAGTCTAAAGGGTACTGGAGATGAGTTTAAGATAGAAAAAGCAATGGTTTCCAATGCCAGGGTTTATGATGAACTCTTTAGTTGTATCTCTACTCAACCTATCCCGCATTTATTTTTTATAGACCGGGATGAAAGAAAATACGATACATTAAAGAAACACTACAACGAAGAACGTATTGTTTTGTTGATGAAACGTGAATTTGAAAATTATTTATTACATCCACAGGCTATTCAGTTCTTCCTAAAAGAAGTTTTTAACCAGCAAGTAGCTGTTGAGCAAATCGAAGCATTTATTGAACATTGTTTGAAGATGATTACTGATAAAAAATACTTTCCAGAGGGGCTGATTAGTGATCCAGCCAGTGACATTAAAGGCAGTAAGGTATTAGATGATATGATTAAGAAGTTTGTCAGTGAAGACTATACATACAGTAAACCAAAAAACGGTGCATTTTAA
- the tnpB gene encoding IS66 family insertion sequence element accessory protein TnpB (TnpB, as the term is used for proteins encoded by IS66 family insertion elements, is considered an accessory protein, since TnpC, encoded by a neighboring gene, is a DDE family transposase.) gives MLTFPSNQRVFLACGSTDLRKSIDGLAAIVQESFGLNPFYSGLFVFCNRACNKLKILYWDHNGFWLYYRRLERGRFQWPTGKEEVVAISSRELRWLLDGLSLSQRQAHPKVNAVTVI, from the coding sequence ATGCTGACCTTTCCAAGCAATCAGCGTGTGTTTCTTGCTTGTGGTTCCACCGATCTGCGCAAGTCGATCGACGGACTTGCTGCCATCGTTCAGGAAAGCTTTGGTCTGAATCCGTTCTACTCCGGCTTATTCGTATTCTGTAACCGGGCATGCAACAAGCTCAAAATTCTATATTGGGATCACAATGGGTTCTGGCTTTACTATCGCCGCCTAGAACGTGGCAGATTTCAATGGCCTACAGGCAAGGAAGAAGTAGTAGCCATTTCCAGCAGGGAGCTTCGCTGGCTGCTGGATGGTCTTTCACTTAGCCAGCGGCAAGCCCATCCCAAGGTTAATGCCGTTACCGTCATTTAG
- the tnpC gene encoding IS66 family transposase — protein sequence MEKHADTPTIESLQQQIIELSAKLKWYEEQFRLAQKKRFGASSEQTHPDQLELPLFNEAEMIAAPAGEEPRSEQITYERRKSSGKRTEDLSKLPVETITYSLEEGEQVCACCGGFLHEMSTETRNEIAVVPPQVKVIRHERNVYACRHCEREDIETPIVTAAMPKPVYPGSLASPSSMAYVMSQKYVDSLPLYRQEQHFARLGYTLSRQTMANWMIYGAQKWLMPLVSVMKAYLLRQDVLHADETTLQVLREPGKSAQSSSYLWLYRTGRGVAPAVIYDYQKTRGGEHPQIFLSGFKGYLHVDGYAGYHKVPCVTLVGCWAHARRKYDEALKAAPSATRGNKDSVASQGLAYCNALFNIERELKDASPEERYAERKKRSLPILEAYSVWLKQQRSQTLPKSLVGKAIAYSLNQWEKLTAFLKDGRLEIDNNRSERSIKPFVIGRKNWLFANTPRGAKASAAIYSVIETAKENGLLPFQYLKYLFEQLPQLPDSQNPEALEPYLPWSSMLPITCRVMG from the coding sequence ATGGAAAAACATGCAGATACGCCAACCATCGAATCCCTACAACAACAAATCATCGAACTATCGGCCAAGCTCAAATGGTACGAAGAGCAGTTCCGCTTAGCGCAGAAGAAGCGTTTCGGTGCTTCCAGTGAGCAGACGCATCCGGATCAATTAGAACTCCCGTTGTTCAACGAAGCCGAAATGATTGCAGCACCTGCTGGTGAAGAGCCGCGGTCTGAACAAATTACCTACGAGCGGCGCAAATCATCCGGCAAGCGAACAGAGGATCTCTCCAAGCTTCCAGTAGAAACAATCACCTATTCACTGGAGGAAGGCGAGCAAGTATGTGCGTGCTGCGGTGGGTTCCTTCACGAGATGAGTACAGAGACGCGCAATGAAATTGCCGTTGTACCGCCACAAGTGAAGGTCATCCGTCACGAGCGAAATGTGTATGCCTGCCGTCATTGTGAACGTGAAGATATTGAAACCCCGATCGTCACAGCTGCGATGCCAAAACCTGTTTATCCGGGAAGTTTGGCATCACCGTCGAGCATGGCTTACGTTATGAGCCAGAAATACGTCGACAGCTTGCCGTTATACCGGCAAGAGCAGCATTTCGCGCGTCTTGGATACACGTTATCTCGTCAGACGATGGCGAATTGGATGATCTATGGTGCACAGAAATGGCTCATGCCATTGGTCTCCGTGATGAAAGCTTATCTGCTAAGGCAGGATGTGCTTCATGCAGATGAGACGACACTGCAGGTGCTGCGTGAACCTGGGAAGTCTGCTCAATCGTCCTCGTATTTGTGGCTGTATCGCACCGGACGCGGTGTAGCGCCGGCGGTCATCTACGATTACCAGAAGACACGTGGCGGCGAGCATCCACAAATCTTCTTATCCGGGTTCAAAGGTTACCTGCATGTCGATGGTTATGCGGGCTATCATAAGGTTCCTTGTGTGACTCTTGTGGGGTGCTGGGCACATGCGCGGCGTAAATACGATGAAGCGTTGAAAGCAGCCCCGTCAGCGACGAGAGGTAACAAGGATTCGGTAGCTAGTCAAGGACTGGCTTACTGCAATGCTCTCTTCAATATTGAACGCGAGCTGAAGGATGCTTCGCCAGAAGAACGATATGCCGAGCGAAAGAAGCGAAGCCTTCCGATCCTGGAGGCTTATTCGGTATGGCTCAAGCAACAGCGCTCTCAAACACTGCCGAAGAGTCTGGTTGGAAAAGCGATTGCTTACAGCCTGAATCAGTGGGAGAAATTGACTGCCTTCCTGAAGGATGGTCGGCTCGAGATCGATAATAATCGCAGTGAGCGCTCGATCAAGCCATTCGTAATCGGGAGAAAGAACTGGTTATTTGCGAATACGCCTCGCGGCGCGAAGGCAAGTGCGGCGATCTACAGCGTCATCGAGACGGCGAAGGAAAACGGACTTCTTCCATTTCAATATTTAAAGTACCTGTTCGAGCAGCTTCCGCAGCTTCCGGATTCACAAAATCCAGAGGCGCTCGAGCCTTATTTGCCATGGTCATCTATGCTTCCGATTACTTGTCGCGTTATGGGATAG